The Victivallis sp. Marseille-Q1083 DNA window CGTCCGGTTGACCCACCGGCCGACCGGGTTGAGTGTTACCGACTGTTCCGAGCGCAGCCAGCATCGCAACCGGGCGGCGGCATTGGCCAAGCTGCGGCTGTTGATCGCCCGCGAAGTGCGCTGCCATCCCGCCGAGGCGCCGGAACCGGTTGCCTGCGGCCTGTCGAATCCGCGCTACCCGTTGTGGTGCGCCCGGCTGCTGGATTGCCTGGCGGAGCGGCAGTGGGATTTGGAATGCACCGCCGGGCTGCTCGGCTGCTCCAGAAGCCAGTTGACGAAACTGTTGGCCCGGGATGGCGCGCTGCTGGAAAAGGTCAACGCCGAGCGATTGGCCGCCGGCCTCGGTTTCCTGCACGGCTGATGCCTTGTCCCCGCCCGCGGCTTTTCAGGTAAAAAAACTAAATTTTGCTCAGCGCGCCGTCGAAATCGGCGATGATATCGTCGATGTTTTCCAGACCGACCGAAACCCGGATCAGATCCGGCGACACGCCGGCCGCCCGTTGCGCCGCTTCGTCCATCTGGCGGTGCGTCATGCTGGCCGGATGCAGCACGCAGGTCCGGACATCCGCCACATGGACGACAATCGCCGCCAGGTGAAGGTTGTTCATGACGATTTCTCCCTCTTTTTTACCGCCTTTGACGCCGAAGCAGAGGACGCCGGAGCCGCCGCGCAGATATTTCTGGGCGAGATCGTAATATTGCCCGCCGGGCAGCATCGGATAATTGACCCAGCTCACTTTCGGATGGGACTGGAGGAATTCCGCCAGCTTCAATGCGTTCGAACAATGCCGGTCCATGCGGACGTGCAGCGTTTCGCTGCCGAGATTGGTCAAATAGGCGTTGAACGGCGTCATCGCCACGCCGAGGTCGCGAATCCACTGCACCCGCAGTTTCGTCGAATAGGGCGTTTCCGGAAAATCGCGCATGTAGACGACGCCGTGATAGGTGGCGTCCGGTTCGTTGAAGTTCGGAAATTTGTCGGCATCCCAGTAGAAATCGCCTTTTTCAACGACGATGCCGCCGACGCAGCAGGCATGGCCGTCGAGGTATTTGGTCGTCGAATGGGTGACGATATCGGCGCCGAAATCGAACGGATTGCACAAGTAAGGGGTCGGGAAGGTGTTGTCGACGATCAGCGGCAACTCATGGGAATGGGCGATCTGGGCGAATTTTTCGATGTCCAAAACTTCCAGCGCCGGATTGGCCAGCGTTTCGGTGAAAATGCAGCGGGTGTTCGGCCGGATTGCCGCGGCGATTTCCGCCGCCGGAGCCGAAGGGGAGACGAAGGTCACTTCGATTCCCATCTGCTGCAGTTTGCTGGAGAACATCGTGAACGTCCCGCCGTACAGGGTCGCCGAACTGACGAAGTGGCCGCCGGTCGGACAGATGTTCAGGATCGCCAGCGCATTGGCCGCCTGGCCGGAGGAGGTGGCCACCGCGGCGACGCCGCCTTCGAGCGAAGCGATCTTCTTTTCGAACGCTTCGACGGTCGGGTTGCTGATCCGCGAATACATATGGCCCGGCGCTTTGAGGTCGAACAAATCGGCGACGCTCTGGGCGGTGTCGTATTTGAAGGTGGTACTCTGCCACAACGGCAGCACGCGCGGTTCACCGTTGTCCGGGGCATAGCCTTCCTGGATGGTCCGGGTTTCAAATTTCCAATTTTTCTGATTCATGATAATTTTCCTCGCAATAATGTTGATCAAGGCATTTACTCTAAAGCATCGAGTGGAGTTTGTCAACGGTAACTGGCGAAAGTATTGAACAAAGCCGCGTCGAAACGGCCGTGCAGTACCGGCTTGTCCGCCGCCGCGGCGAAGGCCTGCAGTTTGGCGGCCAGCGCACTGACCGTCAGACGATCGGTGGCGGCGATGGTGACGGCGGGAGAATCGGGCGGCGTCAGCAGGAGGTCCCGGATCGCCCGCACCAGGTCGTCGACGTAGATCAGTTCGAGCAGGCTGTCGCCGGTCACCGTGCATGGCTGCCGCCGGGCGCATTGCCGGCAGAAGGTCGACACCACCGAATTATAGAAAGGGCGGCTGCCCGGGCCGAAGGTGTTGGCCATCAGCAAGGTCGTGCAGCGCCCGCCGGTTTCGGCCGCCCAGGCTTCCAGCCGGGCCCGGCTGGCGCGTTTGGAAGCGTGATAGGGTTGTTCCTTCGCCTCGTGAGTGGTCGAACCCAGGTAGATGGCGCCGCGGAAACCGGTCGCCCGGGCGGCCGCCAGCAGCCGCTCGGTCAATTGCAGGTTGGTTTGGAACAGTCGTTCGCCGTCCGGATGACGGCTGACCGCCGCCAGGTGGACGATGCTGTCGCACCGCCGGACGAAACCGGCCAGCGCCTCCGGCGATGCGAAGTAGTCGCGATGGAAATCGACGCATTTGATATGCTCGGTGATGCGGAGCAAACGGTACAGCGTGCCGCCGATGAAGCCGGATTGTCCGGTGATGCCGACCCGGATCATCTGGCCTCCGGTCCGGTGATGACGCCGACGCCGACCGGTTCGGCAAAATATCGTTTGAGGCAGGCATTTACTTCGGTCAGGCTCAAGCGGTCGTACAGACGGTCGAGTTCATCCGGCAGCAGCAACTCCTGCCGGTAAAATGCGGCCAGCAGCAGATTCAGCAGCAGCAGATCGCTGCGTTCCTGCATTTCCGCGTTGTCCTGTTTAAGCGCGGCCTTGGCGGCGGCCAGCTCTGCGGCGCCCAGTCCCTGCCGGCCAAGCCGGCGGCGCTCTTCCTTCAGCAATTCCAGTGCCGCGGGCGCCTGGTCCGGGGCGGTGCCGGCGTAAAAATTGATGACGCCGGGGAAAAAGCCGCGGATGGCGTTGGCGCCGGTCGCGTAGGCCAGCGCATTGTCCTCCCGCACCGTCTTGAACAGATTGGCGGACAGTCCGTTCAGCACATGCTGCAGCAAATCGAAGACGAAACGGTCCGGCGACAGGTTGTCGCAGGCGGGAACCGCATAGATGACCGCCGCCTGTTCGCGCGGCAGCGGCAGGAACACCTGTTGTTCCTGCTGCGGAAATCGCGGCGGCGGCGGCCATTCCGGCTCGGTTGCGGCCCACGGAATCGCCGCGTCGAGTTCTTCGAAGAAACGGGTGACGACAGCGTGGTCGAAGGCTCCGGCGGCGCCGAAAACGGTCCGCCCCGGCAGCCGGAGCGTCCGGTAAAATTTGCCGATGTCGGTCGGTTTGAGGCGTTGCAGGCTTGCTTCGGAGCCGAGATGCGGCAGGCCGCAGGGATGGTCGCCATACAACAGCGCCAGCGCTTTTTCCTGGGCCACATGCAGCGGTTGCAGCCGGCGGCTTTTCAATTGTTCGAGCAGATTGGCCCGTTCCCGCTCGAAGACGGTCGCCGGGAAGGTACTTTCCAGCAGGATGCTTTTGACGAGTTCCAGCACTGCCGGCAAACGTTCTTCCGGACAGTTGAAACGGAACATCAGTGAATTGTTGCCGGGAGAGATGCGGTATTCCACCGCGTTGTCGTCGAGTCGTTCCGCCAGTTCCGCCTCGGGAAACTGTCGGGTGCCGCCCAGCAGCAGGGCGCTCAGCAACCGTGAAATGCCGGCGTTGCGGCGGTTTTCCCAGATCTGGCCGCCGGGCATGAGGACGGCCAGGTCGACCAGCCGGTGCCGGCTGTCCGGCTGCAGGATCAATTCAGAACCGTGCTGCAGGCGACGGCGTTCCGGCCGGCCGTGCCGGACGCCGGACGCGGAGCGGACTCGCCTGGCGCGGAGCTGTTCCGGAGGGACCAGCAGATTCCAGGTCAATTGTTCCGGCGCGAAGTAACGCCGGGCGGCGGTCTGGATATTTTCCGGCGTCAGGGCTTTCAGTTGGTCGAGATATTGTTCCGGATCGACGATCTGGCCGTACCCGGCCAGCGAATTAAGCAGATTCAGCGCGAGGGCGTTGTTGCTCTTCAAATCGCGGCGCAGCGCTGCGGTCTGCTGGATGATTTCCCGGTTCAATTCCGCGACGCTGACGCCGTGTTGCCGAATCGTTTCGAGTTCGCCGCCGATCGCCTGTTCCAGCGCCGCCAGTTTGCCCGGTTCGGCGGCGGCGAAAATTCCCAGCAGGCCGGTGACCCGCGAGGCGAAACAGAACGTCTGGATCTGGATAGCCAGTTGCTGCTCCTGGCGCAGCTTGCGCAGCAGCCGGGAGCTGTCGTTCTGGCCGAGGATGCCGTTCAAAATATCGATGGCCGGAATGTCTGGATGCCAGAGCGGCGGAATTTTAGCGCCGACGGCGAGCCGGGCCTGCGGGTCCGGGAAGGGGTGGACTTCCCGCCGGCTGCGGCATTGCGGCGGTTCCTCCGGCAGCGGCTGGTCGGCCAGGGAACGGCGGGGCCAGGCCTCGAAACGTTTGGCGGCCTGTTGAAGTGTCCTGGCGATGCTGACCGGCCCGACGATCACCAGGTCGCTCCGGCCGGGCGTATAGCGGCGCCGGTAATAACCGCACATGATATCGCGGTCGACCTGGTCGATCAGCTCCCGGTAGCCGATGATCGGATGGCGGAGCGGATGGACCAGGAAACTGTTGGCGCAGAGTTGCTGCAGCAGCACCGTATTCGGCTGATCGAGACTCATCTCGCGTTCCCGCTGGATGACCTTTTTTTCGGCCTGGAAGCGCGCTTCCGGAAACAGCGGGCGCATCAGCATGGCGGCGAGAATGTCGAGCCCGGCGGCCAGCGATTCGGACGGCAGTTCGAGTTGGTAGACCGTCCGCTGGTAGTCGGTGAATGCGTTGGCGTAACCGCCGAGCGCGTTGACAGTGTCGGCGACGGCGTTGTTCGGAAAACCCTCGCAGCCTTCGAACATCATGTGCTCAAGGAAATGGGAAAGGCCGTAGCCGAGAAATTCGCCTTCGTGAATGCTGCCGGTGCCGACCTGCGCATAAAGCGCCAGCCGGGAAGAATCCGGCCGCGGCATGATGTGGATTCCCATGCCGTTGTCGAGGTGGAACGATTCGACGTGAAAAGTGGGCTTACTCAATGATCGGTATCCTGTCGGTTGAATGGTTGTTGGAGTCGGTCGCGGCGGAGACGGCGGCGGTCAGGTCGAAGTCGATGTTGAAATCCTCCGGGGAATCCTGCTCGTCGGCGCAGAGGATCTGTTCCCTGATCAGTGCGAAGACGATCGCGCCGATATCGCTGGCATATTTCAGGCGCCATTCCGCCAGCACGGCGGCGGCCATCGGCCCGAATTCGGCGACCGCCAGTTCGCACAGGTGCAGAAGGATTTCCCGGGCCGTGATGTGACGGCAGTGACCGGCGGCCTTGACGGCGCGGACGACGGAAGCCTGAACGAATTCATAAGCTTCGCGCGGATAACGTCCGTTCCGGGCGAGCAGCCGGGCCAGTTTCAGATCGTATTCCTTGTTGGGTGCAGCCATCGATGCCTCCGGGGTGTTTGGAACCGATTTTGGCCGTTGCGGCAAAATCATTTTTTATCTTCATTTATTGTAACCGTTTTTTGGCGAAAATAAAGCGGCGGTTTCACTTTTTTGCCGGCCGGCGGCGGGAAATTTACAAACAATAGGAAAGATAGCGGAAGGTCAGGTCCCAGAGCACGATGGCTCCGGAAATCAGCAGCGCCGAATAAACGATCAACTGACGGCAGCGGGCCGCCCAGTTGCGGCTGGTCAGCGGCGGGAAGGCCAGGATCGGATAGAGCGGCGCCGCCCAGGCGATGACGAACAGCATCCCCTGCAGCAGCAGCAGAAAAGAGGTCAGCGCCAGTTCCTTGAGGGTGAATTGCAACTGCAGCAGCAGCAGGCAGCTCAGCCGCCCGATCAGGAACAGCGCGATCAAGCCGCCGATTTTACGGACGTAGCCGGAACGGCGCAGCGCGTAGAGCAGATGAAGCCAACTGATGCCGTAAAAGACCGCCAGCGGCAGGATCAGCAGGGCTTCGCGCGGTTTGCCGACCGAATGGTAAAAGAACGACATGCTTAGAATGCCGGCCGAACCGCCGGCGCACAAACCGATGAAATCGGCCAGCAGATATTGCCGGAAAACGGAACGGCTGGTCGGTCGGCGGTTCAGCAGCAGCACCAGCAGGAAACCGGCGGCCAGACAGAAACTCAGCAGGGCGCTGTTGAAGACATCGGCCAGCATGACGGTGCGCGGCAGGCGCGCAGTGCAGACCAGGGTCGGCAGCATGCCGGCGGCGGTGCAACACAAAACGCTGCCGGCCAGCGTATTCCAGCGATACGGCAGACGGACGGCATTCTCCGTCGGATGTTCGGCTTTCACCGTCATAAACATTCACAGCTTCGAATTGATTGCAACTCCATATTCAAACAGTAGCACACCCGGTTGCCGAAAACAAATGGCGATCGGCCGCTTTTTCGAATTTCTTGAATGATTGCTTGAAATAAGAACAACTTAGATTTATAGTATAAGCTATAGTAATCTCATGGAACAATCATTCAGGAGTTTTGTTAAATGTTCAGTGCTTCCGACCTCCGCAAAGGCTTGAAAATTCAGATCGACGGCCAGCCGTGGATCATCACCGAATTCGAATTCTGCAAACCGGGCAAAGGGACCGCATTGTATCGTTGCCGGATGAAGAATATGATCACCAACATCGGCATGGAAAAAACCTACCGGCCGACCGACAAGATCGAAAAACCGGATTTGAGCGAGCGGGAAATGCACTATTCCTATCCCGATGGCGACAGCTTCGTTTTCAGCGACGCCGACACCTACGAGGAATTTCATGTCAGCAAGGAGACGCTCGGCGACAAGGCCTATTTCCTGCTGGACAACTGCGTCTGCAACTTCGTGATGTTCAACGGCGAACCGATTGAAATCACTTTGCCGACCTTCATCGAGAAGGAGATCGTCGAAACCGAGCCGGGCGCCCGCGGCGATACGGCGACCAACGTGATGAAGCCGGCCAAGATCGACAACGGCTATGAACTGCAGGTGCCGCTGTTCATCAACATCGGCGATGTCGTCAAGATCGATACCCGTACCGGTGAATACGCGGAGCGCGTCAGCAAGGCCTGAGCGTGGAGACGTTACCGGAATCGATTCGGCGGAGGCGGGAAGTGCGTCCGCATTTGGAGTTGCGCGCCGCATTGCGGCGCGCAATTCGTTCCTGGCTGGACGCGCGCGGTTTTCTGGAAGTGGAAACTCCGGTGTTGATTCCGGCGCCGGCGCCGGAGGAGTTCATCGAGACGCTGCGGGCCGGCGGCGGCTTTCTGCGGCCGAGTCCGGAGCTGGAGATGAAGTTGCTGCTCGGTGCCGGCCTGGCGAAGATTTACCAGTTCGGTTCCTGTTTCCGGGCCGGCGAACACGGCCGGAAGCATCGCGAAGAGTTCACGATGCTGGAATATTATGAAGCCGGCGCTGACTACCGGCAACTGGCGGAGCTGACGGCCGGCTTTATCCGGTCGGCGGCCCGGGAGCTGTTCGGCGGGGGGCGCCTGGAATATTGCGGAACGACGGTCGATTTGGAAGCCGGTTATGAATGGCTGACGGTCGACGAGGCGTTCCGGCGTTATGCCGGCTGTTCGGCGCAGGAAGCGTTGGAACGGGACTGCTTCGACGAACGGATGGTTTGCGCCGTCGAACCGCAGCTGGGGCGCGGCCGCCTGACCTTTTTAACCGATTATCCGGTCGAACGGGCGGCGCTGGCGCGGGTCAAAGCGGACAATCCGGCGGCGGCCGAACGCTGGGAATTGTACATCGCCGGCATCGAATTGGCCAATGCCTACAGCGAGCTGATCGACGGGGCGGAACAGCGCCGCCGTTTTCAAGCCGCATTGGATTTCCGGGCCGCCGGCGGCATGCAGCCGTATCCGGCGGCGGAAGAATTTCTGGCGATGATGGATGCCGGGCTGCTGCCGCCGTGCGCCGGCAGCGCCCTGGGATTCGACCGGCTGGCGATGATTTTCGCCGCGGTCGACGATATCGGCCAGGTGCGGGCGGAATAGCGGATTCTGGCCTGCAAGCGGTCCGTTCCTTGCGGTCCCACACGTTTGTTGCTGACTTCTTTTGCTGAATTAATAATCCATTGGACTAATAAAAAATTCCTGATTATAGCTTCGATGGGTTGCTTTTTCTTCTTTTTTTTGCTATAATTAAAAATAAAGTGATCATTTGGAATAAGAATCACCGAAAAACTATCTGGTTTATCGAAAAAAATATTCCAGTGGATTAATTTGGGGAAGACGATATCATGCTGTCGTTTTCCAGCGGTTCAAAGGAAAAGGAAGAACATGTTGCTGTTTGAACGAATTGCCGAGCAGATTGCCGAAGACTGTTATGGCCTGACGGTCGTTCCGAGCGAGCGCGAGCTGGCGGCACGCTATGATTGCAACCGGCTGACGGTCCGCAAGGCGCTTCGCAAGCTCTGCCGGCACGCGGTGCTCGAAGCGCTGCCGCGGGGCGGTTATCAGTTTCCGGTGAAGCGGGAAGTGCCGGTTCCGGAATGTCCCCGGCCGACAACGGTGCTGCTGCTGTCGTTTGCCGACCGTTTCAACGACCCGGCTCACACCTATATGATCGGCGGCGCGGTCCATCAGGCCCGGCTGGCCGGCGTCGAACTGATGGTTCGGGAACTGGACCCGCTGCATTATGAGGAACAGGTTTGTTCGCTGCTGGACAGCCTGTCGTTCGAGGCTTGCATTGTCGCCGGCATTTCACCGTTCCGGCTGACTGAAATCCTGGCTGCCGCCGGCCGGCCGCTGGTCAATCTGGGGCTGTTCTACGAGCAGCGGACGATGGAAATTTGTCCGGATACGTTGCAGTTGCTGTTGTCGCTGTCCCATATTTATCAGCAGGTTGGGCATCATCTGGCGATTCTGGGCCATCGCCGGATCATGTTGGCCTCGACGGTGAAGGACAAAGCGATCATCGAAATTCACCAGGCCTTGGAAGCGGCATTTCACCGGCTGGAGATCGAGGATTTTCAAATCGATCTCTACAATCCGGAAGTCGCCTGGGACGGCAAGACGCCGGAAGTGTTCCGGCAGGCGGCGGCGGAAACCGTGGACCATCTTGACAGTCATACCGCACTGGTCATTGCGCAGGGACATATTTATGCGTTGGAAATCATCCGGCAGTTGCAGCAGCGCGGCATCCGTTTCCCGGAGGATATCAATCTGGTGATCCAGGGGTGCGAAACGGACTGGTTCATCGATGTTTACAACATCAGTTGCGTCTATGCCGAATATCGCGAACAGGGGATCGCCTGTGTCAAGGAAGTGATGCGGCAGATTCACAATGGCCGCAAGGAATCCGGCATCCGTTATACGCCGGCCCAATACATCATTCGGAATTCCACTCATGAGTTGATCTGATAAATTCAATAACCAAAGAAAAGGAGCATGTTGAAATGAAAGTCAGAAGATTTACATTAATTGAACTGCTGGTTGTGATTGCCATCATCGCCATCCTTGCCAGTATGTTGCTGCCGGCATTGAGCAAGGCAAAAGCTTCGGCACAGGCGATCCGTTGCGTGAGTAATCAGAAACAGAAGGGACTGGGAATTGTATTGTATGCCGACGACAACGATGACTACGGTCCGATGGGCAGGGATGCCGGCGGCAATTTCTGGTACATGGTTTTGGCTCCTTATGCCGGAACTCAGAATTATAAATGGGACTCGCCGGATTTTACGATCTGGAAACAGTGGTCCACGTCAATTTTCAGTTGCCCGGTCTTTGCCGGAGATGCGATGGATGCGCCGTACAGTTATGCAATTAATTACAATATCTGTGGTTATATGAACGGCGCGACAGTGGGCAATCCCGGCGTCAAACTGACCAGGGTTTTACGGCCGAGCGAGCGGGGACATATCCTGGAAGGCATGGGTGCTTGGCAAATACATGGCAATGGCGCTCCGAAAACCATCGATCCGGACTGGTATCGTCACAACCGGAAAATGAATACGTTGTTCGTTGATGGCCATGTCGATACCGTCTGCGAGCTTCTGCAATGGCCGAGTGAAGTACTCTATCCGATTGTCAGCGATGAATGGTAAGAATCGGTCTGTATTCATGCGATTGTTACTTGCTTTGCTGTTCATTCTCTCCGGCCGGTTGGCCGTCGCCGGAGAGGAAGAAGATCGGTTGCTGTATGATTTCGGCAGGACCGATAAGACTACCGAATTGACCTGGCGTGGCGTGGAAGGTGGATTGGAGACGGTGCCGGACGGCAGCGGCAGGAAGGCACTGCGGCTCCATTATCCGGTCGAGGAGGCTAATCAATGGCCGGCGCTTGTCGTGCCGGGAGGAGGGTTGTCAGAAAATAACTTCATGCTGTACGAGCGGTTGACGCTGGAAGTTTTCAATCCGGCCGAAAAAAATGAATTGTTGTTGTTTCATGCTGTCGGAGTGGACGGAGGAAAATATTTTTTTTCATTGACTCCGCCGCCCGGCTGGAGTATTCAGAACATTCCAATCGATGAAATTCTGTTGAACGAACCGGTCAAGGAGATCCAACTGTTGCAGGACCGGGCGATGGAACCGCATGAAGTTTATGTCGGCAAGTTATTGCTGCACGGGCCGCTCCATAGCGAGCGTATTCCGGCGGAGGAAACTTTGGAGAAGGTGTTCTGGCAATTGCTGGCCGCGCCGGAGCCGGTCGTGCCGGCCATTGTCGAACGGCGGCGGCTTTTGACGGAAAATTACCGGCAGAAGTTACAGCAACTTAGGCTGGTGAAAACGCCGTCGGAACAATTTCTAGCCGCGAAAGCGGTCGAAGCGTTGATCCCGGAAGCCGAGCGTCTGGCCGCTTTTCTGGTGGATGTGGCGGCGCTGGAGAGTAATAAGGGGCCGGTGTCAATTGGTTTCGTCGACGGACTTACCCGGGTTTATCCGGAGTGCGGTTTGTACCGGCCGCTGGCTGAGGGAAGCTGGGCATTGGCTTGTAATGAAGCGGAAGCGATTCAGCTTTGCCTGCTGCCGGCAGTGGAGTTGAATGGGGTTGTCGTTTCGTTGACGCCTCTGGTTCACGAAGCCGACCCGATGGCAATCCTGCCGGCTTCCATCGCGCCGGTCGGTTTTGTCAACACCATTCAACCGGCTTATCCGGTCGATTATCTCGGCTGGACACCCGATGTAGTACTGACAGGATTGGAATTCTGCCAATTGCCGCCGTACCGCTGGCAGCCGTTTTGGCTGGAAGCTGCGGCCGCTCCGGACCAGCGTCCCGGCATTTATCGTGGTGCGGTTACCGTTCGGGCCGACGAATTGCCGGAACCGTTGCGGATTCTGATAGCGGTAGAAGTTTGGAATTTTCGTCTGCCGTCGAAAAATTCTCTGCCGCTGGCGATGACCGGCATTTATGAGGAAGGAATAAATGCTCCGCTGTTTGTGCCGGGAATTGGGGATGAAGATGTGCAGTTGTTCAAAAAATTCATTCGCAACGAATGTACGCAAAGTGAACTGACCGCCGCTGCCGCCGAAATGGTCGCTGCTGTCGAACGTTATGAAACGTTCATCGCTTCCCACCGTATTCCGGTAGATAATATTTACCGTCGCCGTCCGCCGCGGCCGGAAAAACTTGCCGAATGGCTGAACGGCTCCAATACGGTGTTGAATCTATTCTGCTACGAGGATCCGGCCCAGCTCGGCTGGTTCGACGCGGTGATGCCGACAGTGGAACGGCATGGCTGGCAACGGCGGGTTTATACGTATGGGTTTGATGAAATTCATCATTCGCAGTTTCCGGCGGCGTTTGCCGCTTATCGGGCATTGAAAGCAAAATACCCGTGGCTGCAGACGATGACGACAGCGTATGACGATTCGTTCGGAGTGGAAAGCGGCTTGGATGATTTGGTCGATATCTGGGTGCCGCTGACGACGGTCTACGAACAAAAGCAGGCTGAAATCGTTGCGGCGCGGAAACGCGGCAAGCAAATCTGGACTTACGTGGCGATGACGCCGGCGCCGCCGAGTATGAATCTGCTGCTGGAAACACCGGCAGTCGGAACCCGGATGCTGCCCGGCTTCTGGGCTTATCAGTCTGGAATCGATGGTTTCCTTTATTATCTGTTGACCAATTATCATGCAAGTGTCCGTTCGGTCAATGCCGCCGGCGTCGCTGTCGAAGGCGGTGAGCAACCTTGGCCGGAACCGTTGCGGGGAGGGCCGTATACTAATTTGAACGGCAGGAGTTACCGCAATTATAATGGTGACGGCATGTTGGTCTATCCCGGCGAACGGGGGCCGCTGGCATCACTGCGGCTGAAGTTCTTTCGGGACGGCCTGGAAGATTACGAGTATCTGGCGTTGCTGGAACAAATGCTGTCCAGCGATTCCAATCTGCCGACGGCTTGGCGGCAAGCGGCTGAAAAACTGTTGTCGAGAGATGATGAGTTCCTCAAATCGACGACGGAATACAATCGCGACCCGGCTGCGCTGTTCCGGCGGCGGGCGGCGATTGCCGCATTGCTGGAGCAAGCCGCCGCTTTCAGGTGAACAGCAGCCGGTCGTTGGAGGCGGTCAACCGGACGGTGCCGCCTTTTTTCAATTTGCCGAACAGAATCAACTCGGCGAGCGGCAACTGCAGTTCCCGCTTGATCAGCCGTTCGAGCGGCCGGGCGCCGAGTTTCGGGTCGAAGCCGTGCCGGGCCAGATAGGCGACCGCCGCATCGTCGGCTTCCAGCACGACATTTTTCGGCATCAGGTCGCCCTGCAGTTGACGCAGGAATTTCCGGACGATTTTCTGCATGATTTCCGGCGCGAGCGGATGAAAATATAAAATCCGGTCGAGCCGGTTGCGGAATTCCGGCGTGAAGAATTTTTCCACCGCCTTTTGCGGCGAATGCGCCGCCCGGGTGAGCACGGTTTCGCCGAAGCCGATCGGTTCGGCGTCCAGTTCCCGGGCGCCGACATTGCTGGT harbors:
- a CDS encoding DUF4091 domain-containing protein — translated: MRLLLALLFILSGRLAVAGEEEDRLLYDFGRTDKTTELTWRGVEGGLETVPDGSGRKALRLHYPVEEANQWPALVVPGGGLSENNFMLYERLTLEVFNPAEKNELLLFHAVGVDGGKYFFSLTPPPGWSIQNIPIDEILLNEPVKEIQLLQDRAMEPHEVYVGKLLLHGPLHSERIPAEETLEKVFWQLLAAPEPVVPAIVERRRLLTENYRQKLQQLRLVKTPSEQFLAAKAVEALIPEAERLAAFLVDVAALESNKGPVSIGFVDGLTRVYPECGLYRPLAEGSWALACNEAEAIQLCLLPAVELNGVVVSLTPLVHEADPMAILPASIAPVGFVNTIQPAYPVDYLGWTPDVVLTGLEFCQLPPYRWQPFWLEAAAAPDQRPGIYRGAVTVRADELPEPLRILIAVEVWNFRLPSKNSLPLAMTGIYEEGINAPLFVPGIGDEDVQLFKKFIRNECTQSELTAAAAEMVAAVERYETFIASHRIPVDNIYRRRPPRPEKLAEWLNGSNTVLNLFCYEDPAQLGWFDAVMPTVERHGWQRRVYTYGFDEIHHSQFPAAFAAYRALKAKYPWLQTMTTAYDDSFGVESGLDDLVDIWVPLTTVYEQKQAEIVAARKRGKQIWTYVAMTPAPPSMNLLLETPAVGTRMLPGFWAYQSGIDGFLYYLLTNYHASVRSVNAAGVAVEGGEQPWPEPLRGGPYTNLNGRSYRNYNGDGMLVYPGERGPLASLRLKFFRDGLEDYEYLALLEQMLSSDSNLPTAWRQAAEKLLSRDDEFLKSTTEYNRDPAALFRRRAAIAALLEQAAAFR